One Candidatus Zixiibacteriota bacterium genomic window carries:
- a CDS encoding helix-turn-helix domain-containing protein produces MTEVDYYNKLKLAIDEKSLRYSLVHYADKNGIKPAARLFRTTPRTVRKWLNRWRETGDIVLTDRRALRTKRKSKIDETQKKKAIALKKRFPHYGSMRIKREFNLTISDKAVRKIWRQENLA; encoded by the coding sequence ATGACAGAAGTAGACTACTACAACAAGCTGAAACTCGCGATAGATGAAAAAAGCCTTCGCTACAGCCTGGTTCATTACGCTGACAAAAACGGGATCAAGCCGGCCGCCAGGCTGTTTCGCACCACGCCCCGAACTGTGCGAAAATGGTTGAATCGCTGGCGCGAAACAGGTGATATCGTTTTGACAGACAGGCGCGCATTGCGTACGAAAAGAAAATCGAAAATCGATGAGACTCAAAAGAAAAAAGCGATTGCACTCAAGAAAAGATTTCCGCATTATGGGTCTATGCGGATCAAACGTGAGTTCAACCTGACCATCTCTGATAAAGCTGTCAGGAAAATCTGGCGCCAGGAGAACCTGGCATAA
- the lgt gene encoding prolipoprotein diacylglyceryl transferase produces the protein MHPEIVKIGPVVIRAYGVMLFVSFLAGMLYVRAKARSKGIDPDFTINLSFLVIVAAVVGARLFYVFYHWSEFSGNLINIFNPFGSGGTIGIAGLNLYGGLIFAIGAGIIYTRMKKQPFLHTLDLFAPPIALGTFFTRIGCFLNGCCFGKQCDLPWGIHFPEGSIPYSVFGEHAIHPTQLYMSILGLTLFLALFYLDRRKHFPGMVFAVFLIAEAFIRFIIEFVRYYEGAMIPNLFGAELTYNHIVAFLLFVAGWVLFFYLRQHNRKSG, from the coding sequence ATGCATCCTGAGATAGTCAAAATCGGCCCCGTAGTGATCCGTGCCTATGGCGTCATGCTGTTTGTGTCGTTTCTGGCGGGGATGTTGTACGTTCGCGCAAAAGCCCGCTCCAAAGGCATTGATCCCGATTTTACGATTAACCTCTCGTTTCTGGTGATCGTGGCCGCGGTGGTCGGTGCGAGGTTGTTCTATGTGTTTTACCACTGGTCGGAGTTCTCCGGCAATCTTATAAACATCTTCAATCCTTTCGGCTCGGGAGGGACGATCGGGATAGCAGGCCTGAACCTCTACGGTGGCCTGATTTTTGCCATCGGGGCAGGAATAATCTACACCAGGATGAAAAAACAACCATTTCTTCACACTCTCGACCTGTTCGCACCGCCGATCGCTCTGGGCACTTTTTTTACCCGCATCGGATGTTTTTTGAACGGCTGCTGTTTTGGCAAGCAATGTGACTTGCCGTGGGGGATTCATTTTCCTGAAGGTTCGATACCGTATTCGGTCTTTGGTGAACACGCGATCCATCCCACGCAGTTATATATGTCCATACTGGGATTGACATTGTTTTTAGCCCTGTTCTATCTTGACCGCAGGAAGCATTTTCCGGGTATGGTCTTTGCAGTCTTCCTGATTGCCGAAGCCTTTATCAGATTTATAATCGAATTCGTGCGCTATTACGAAGGAGCAATGATTCCGAATTTGTTTGGCGCGGAACTAACCTACAATCACATCGTTGCGTTTTTGCTGTTTGTCGCTGGCTGGGTGCTGTTTTTCTACCTCAGACAACATAACCGCAAATCCGGTTGA
- a CDS encoding TonB family protein encodes MKSKDLLISLMIHLGVFALVVIASAGVSSANKASIDIGSVVQVSLPDKIPGRMPSFDVPSAAVSDPAFVADDVKLSSITEKEKIKKPKPKPKPKPKQKTEPKKQPEQKPKETFADASQTQKKSNDSGQKERDSSGSGVDLEVTGSGGVEGAVSDGPLAEYYMSYPFDYVQRQIRRNWTNPVVSNARLHCVIYCQITKNGQIQGVAIKKSSGNSLFDRYARLAVESTGNLPDLPQHFPPNSVLEINFHFESKL; translated from the coding sequence ATGAAAAGCAAGGATCTTTTGATTTCACTTATGATCCACCTCGGGGTATTTGCCCTGGTGGTGATAGCCTCGGCCGGTGTCAGTTCGGCCAATAAAGCGTCGATCGATATCGGCAGTGTGGTCCAGGTCAGTCTACCGGATAAAATTCCGGGCCGGATGCCTTCGTTCGATGTACCTTCGGCCGCGGTTTCTGACCCTGCTTTTGTCGCTGATGATGTCAAGCTCTCCAGTATCACCGAAAAAGAAAAGATCAAAAAACCCAAACCCAAACCCAAACCCAAACCTAAGCAAAAGACGGAACCGAAGAAACAGCCGGAACAAAAACCAAAAGAGACTTTTGCCGACGCTTCTCAGACTCAAAAAAAGAGCAATGATTCCGGCCAAAAAGAGCGGGATAGTTCCGGTTCGGGGGTCGACCTGGAGGTGACCGGTTCGGGCGGTGTCGAGGGTGCTGTGAGTGACGGTCCCCTGGCTGAATACTATATGTCCTACCCGTTCGACTATGTCCAGAGGCAGATTCGCCGCAACTGGACAAATCCAGTGGTATCCAACGCTCGACTGCACTGCGTGATTTACTGTCAGATCACTAAAAACGGCCAGATTCAAGGTGTGGCGATAAAGAAATCATCCGGCAATAGCCTGTTCGACCGCTACGCCAGGCTGGCAGTGGAATCGACCGGAAATCTGCCGGACTTACCGCAACATTTTCCACCAAATTCAGTTCTGGAAATCAACTTTCACTTCGAGAGCAAACTATGA
- a CDS encoding DUF4430 domain-containing protein, with product MQTLKLLITITLLVTFCGCADDGIDRNVGETITLEAVAGRSVFQILQKNHEIDYDSSTGGVFIQAIDGIRNEGGHFWTYSVNGKPATVACDNYLVNANDTIIWKYE from the coding sequence ATGCAGACACTGAAGCTGTTAATCACGATCACCCTGCTTGTCACATTCTGTGGTTGCGCAGATGACGGCATCGATCGCAACGTTGGGGAGACTATCACGCTCGAAGCGGTAGCCGGCAGGAGCGTGTTTCAGATATTGCAGAAAAATCATGAAATCGACTACGACAGTTCCACGGGCGGGGTTTTCATCCAGGCCATCGACGGGATCAGAAATGAAGGAGGGCATTTCTGGACCTATTCAGTCAACGGCAAACCGGCCACGGTTGCATGCGATAACTATTTAGTCAATGCAAATGATACAATAATCTGGAAATACGAGTAA
- the ssb gene encoding single-stranded DNA-binding protein, producing MASVNKAIIIGNLGRDPELRYTPSGTAVANFPVATTNRYKDSSGENRESTEWHNIVLWGRQAELAKEYLSKGRAVYIEGRIQTRNYQDKDGIERWRTEIVGQMMQFLGSRSDGGSGGGGASTGSSYTPPEPPKEKDNSAFDNTVDDDDLPF from the coding sequence ATGGCTTCAGTCAATAAGGCGATAATTATCGGCAATCTCGGGCGTGACCCGGAACTACGCTACACCCCCAGCGGAACAGCGGTGGCCAATTTTCCGGTAGCCACCACAAATCGCTATAAAGACTCCAGCGGAGAGAACAGGGAATCAACCGAGTGGCATAATATCGTCCTGTGGGGTCGGCAGGCCGAACTGGCCAAGGAATATCTTTCCAAAGGCCGCGCGGTCTATATCGAAGGGAGAATCCAGACACGCAATTACCAGGACAAGGACGGCATCGAACGCTGGCGGACCGAAATCGTGGGTCAGATGATGCAGTTTCTGGGTAGTCGTTCCGATGGTGGAAGCGGTGGCGGTGGAGCCAGTACCGGTTCGTCTTATACGCCCCCCGAACCGCCAAAAGAAAAAGACAATTCCGCCTTCGACAATACTGTCGATGACGACGATCTTCCGTTTTAA
- the pal gene encoding peptidoglycan-associated lipoprotein Pal, which produces MGATCGPEEEIPETPPEDLTDQADTAVTQEPEVPETPPEPELEQADFMKAYFDFDKYNIRPDAQRALEHNAQLLKQNPDVDIVIEGHCDERGTVEYNLALGERRAQSVKSYLVKLGIDGDRMETVSYGKERPIDPGHNEEAWQKNRRAEFRIED; this is translated from the coding sequence ATGGGCGCAACCTGCGGTCCTGAAGAGGAAATTCCGGAAACACCACCGGAAGATTTAACCGATCAGGCTGATACTGCTGTAACTCAAGAACCTGAAGTGCCTGAGACACCGCCGGAACCTGAACTGGAACAAGCCGATTTCATGAAGGCTTATTTCGATTTCGATAAATACAACATCCGTCCCGACGCTCAGCGTGCCCTGGAACATAATGCACAGTTGTTGAAGCAGAATCCGGATGTCGATATCGTAATCGAAGGTCATTGCGACGAACGTGGTACAGTCGAGTACAACCTCGCGCTGGGTGAACGTCGTGCGCAGTCTGTCAAGAGTTACCTGGTCAAGCTGGGTATCGATGGTGATCGGATGGAGACTGTGTCCTACGGCAAGGAACGTCCTATTGATCCGGGCCACAACGAAGAGGCCTGGCAGAAGAATCGTCGCGCGGAATTCCGAATCGAAGATTAA
- the rsmI gene encoding 16S rRNA (cytidine(1402)-2'-O)-methyltransferase — protein MNGRLFLVATPIGNLADITYRAVKTLESVDLVACEDKRVSAKLLNHYGIEKKLVVYNDINKFKSAPGLVRSLLAGEDIALITDAGSPGISDPGFYLVRSALEKSIEVCSIPGPSALISALTVSGLPLHNFVFEGFLPPKGSKRNKRLNSLVDEHRTIILYESPHKLKKTVNELLEVLGNRRAVLARELTKLHEEIFRSDLASLSEKYDDQKPKGELVLIIEGIT, from the coding sequence ATGAACGGCAGGCTGTTTCTGGTGGCGACCCCGATCGGCAATCTGGCCGATATCACGTATCGGGCCGTGAAAACGCTCGAATCTGTCGACCTGGTTGCCTGCGAAGATAAACGGGTTTCAGCCAAATTGCTGAACCATTACGGGATCGAAAAGAAATTGGTGGTCTATAACGACATAAATAAATTCAAGTCCGCACCCGGGTTGGTCAGAAGTCTGCTGGCAGGGGAAGATATCGCGCTGATCACCGACGCCGGGTCGCCGGGGATTTCCGATCCGGGATTTTATCTTGTCAGGTCAGCGCTTGAAAAAAGTATCGAGGTCTGCTCGATTCCGGGACCCTCGGCCTTGATTTCCGCCCTGACCGTTTCCGGTCTCCCGTTGCACAATTTCGTTTTTGAGGGATTTTTACCACCCAAAGGATCCAAGCGCAATAAACGGCTGAACAGCCTGGTTGATGAACATCGTACGATAATCCTGTACGAATCACCGCACAAACTAAAAAAGACCGTTAATGAGTTGCTGGAGGTATTGGGCAATCGCCGCGCGGTCCTGGCGCGGGAGCTGACCAAGCTTCATGAAGAGATATTCCGTTCCGATTTAGCAAGCCTTTCAGAAAAATACGACGACCAGAAACCAAAGGGTGAACTGGTGCTTATTATAGAGGGGATAACTTAG
- a CDS encoding CDP-alcohol phosphatidyltransferase family protein has translation MDKQKRAAYEKHSQIFGRVCVKLGLKPNVITIASLIFSIWAGIVLWKGMFLWGIVLIIVTAITDMLDGATARAGNMGTTFGGILDHVLDRYAEFFILSGILLSGKIHPVWPLFAIFGMIMASYTRKAAESIGKLTSAEVGWVGRMEKFIVIMIGLALASIFPETRFAGLKLLEIALIFVGVVSHVTSIQRLYFAKQELDRRQQDG, from the coding sequence TTGGATAAACAGAAGCGAGCGGCTTATGAGAAACATTCCCAGATCTTCGGGCGGGTCTGTGTCAAGCTCGGCCTCAAGCCAAACGTGATTACGATTGCCAGCCTGATCTTCTCTATCTGGGCCGGAATCGTGTTATGGAAGGGAATGTTTTTATGGGGAATCGTTCTGATAATAGTGACGGCAATTACGGATATGCTCGACGGGGCCACGGCGCGCGCGGGCAATATGGGCACTACATTCGGGGGAATTCTCGATCATGTGCTTGACCGCTACGCTGAGTTCTTCATACTCTCCGGAATCCTGCTTTCCGGCAAGATTCACCCGGTCTGGCCGCTGTTTGCGATTTTCGGAATGATCATGGCCTCTTACACTCGCAAGGCGGCTGAATCGATCGGCAAGCTGACCTCGGCCGAAGTCGGATGGGTCGGCCGGATGGAGAAATTTATCGTAATCATGATCGGGCTGGCGCTGGCCTCGATCTTTCCCGAAACCAGATTTGCCGGATTGAAACTGCTCGAGATCGCCCTGATCTTCGTGGGCGTTGTATCGCACGTTACTTCGATTCAAAGATTGTATTTCGCAAAACAGGAACTGGACAGGAGGCAACAGGATGGTTAA
- a CDS encoding inositol-3-phosphate synthase yields the protein MPKVRVAIIGVGNCASSFVQGVHYYRNAKDTDLVPGLMHVNLGGYHISDIEFSAAIDIDANKVGKDLSEAIYAWPNNTYKFCDVPKTGIKVARGMTHDGLGYYLSEIIKKAPGDTDDIIKLLKDTKTDVVVSYLPVGSEHATKWYVEQILEAGCGFVNCIPVFIAREPYWQDRFSKKGLPVIGDDIKSQVGATIVHRVLTRLFMDRGVKLERTSQLNVGGNTDFLNMLERSRLESKKISKTSAVTSQLPYDIGSANCHIGPSDYVEWLSDRKWAHIRLEGRTFGDVPLNIELKLEVWDSPNSAGVVIDAVRCCKLALDNGLSGAMIEPSAYFKKSPPVQFTDSEAYQMTEEYIRKYGFKGSKKAKPSRAKAKASSKPQKASKKTAKKTAGKKAKK from the coding sequence ATGCCAAAAGTCAGAGTGGCCATTATCGGTGTCGGTAATTGCGCGTCATCGTTTGTGCAGGGGGTGCACTACTATCGCAATGCCAAGGATACCGATCTGGTTCCGGGACTTATGCATGTCAACCTGGGCGGGTATCATATCTCCGATATCGAATTTTCGGCGGCAATCGATATCGACGCCAACAAGGTGGGAAAGGATCTTTCCGAAGCGATTTACGCCTGGCCCAACAATACTTATAAGTTCTGCGATGTGCCCAAAACTGGAATCAAGGTGGCACGTGGGATGACTCATGACGGGCTGGGATATTACCTGTCCGAGATAATTAAAAAAGCGCCTGGCGATACTGACGATATCATCAAGCTTCTCAAGGATACCAAGACCGATGTCGTGGTTAGCTATCTTCCGGTAGGATCAGAGCACGCCACCAAGTGGTATGTGGAGCAAATCCTTGAGGCTGGATGTGGTTTCGTCAATTGTATCCCGGTTTTCATCGCCCGTGAACCCTACTGGCAGGATCGGTTCTCTAAAAAAGGACTGCCGGTGATCGGCGATGATATCAAGTCACAGGTAGGAGCAACCATCGTCCACCGAGTCCTGACACGCCTGTTCATGGATCGCGGTGTGAAGCTGGAGCGAACCAGCCAGCTCAATGTGGGTGGTAATACAGACTTTCTAAATATGCTCGAGCGCTCCAGACTGGAGTCCAAGAAGATCTCCAAGACCTCGGCTGTGACATCGCAGTTGCCTTACGATATCGGTTCGGCCAACTGCCATATCGGGCCCTCAGATTATGTTGAATGGCTGTCCGATCGCAAGTGGGCTCATATCCGTCTCGAGGGCCGTACTTTTGGCGATGTCCCTCTGAATATCGAACTCAAACTCGAGGTCTGGGATTCGCCCAACTCAGCCGGTGTGGTTATCGACGCGGTCCGCTGTTGCAAGCTGGCGCTCGATAACGGTCTTTCGGGCGCAATGATTGAACCTTCGGCCTACTTCAAAAAGTCTCCACCGGTCCAGTTCACCGACAGCGAGGCCTACCAGATGACCGAGGAGTATATTCGCAAATACGGTTTCAAGGGATCGAAAAAAGCTAAACCGTCCAGAGCGAAGGCGAAGGCATCATCAAAACCCCAAAAGGCTTCCAAAAAGACCGCAAAAAAGACAGCAGGTAAAAAAGCCAAAAAGTAA
- a CDS encoding Tol-Pal system subunit TolQ, producing the protein MKELFYLPDMLASAGSNMSVWYLISNSSAFALLILLIMLGMSFVSLAILASKFRQFRLVERENRRFISAFRKRRRLVDAYGKCSTYRKSPLARLLEDGFSDLQQIVKRKKGEGNLQAGPVNLNSSDLDAIGKTLEKTANEEIGKLERMVVFLGTTGTVAPFFGLLGTCWGVMRSFMNIGTTGQASLAVVAPGIAEALIATIVGLAVAIPAVIAFNWCNNKLKYVQDDLNNFSLEFLSAVEKENSF; encoded by the coding sequence ATGAAGGAGTTGTTTTACCTGCCGGATATGCTGGCTTCAGCCGGAAGCAACATGTCAGTCTGGTACCTGATATCGAATTCATCCGCATTCGCACTGTTGATTCTCTTGATTATGCTGGGTATGTCGTTTGTCTCACTGGCGATACTAGCAAGTAAATTCCGCCAGTTCAGGCTGGTTGAACGTGAGAACCGGCGCTTTATTTCCGCTTTTCGCAAGCGCAGGCGGTTGGTCGATGCTTATGGAAAGTGTTCAACATATCGTAAATCCCCGTTAGCGCGTCTTTTGGAGGACGGTTTTTCCGATCTTCAACAGATCGTCAAGCGTAAAAAGGGTGAGGGCAACCTGCAGGCCGGTCCTGTAAATTTGAACTCGAGCGATCTGGACGCGATCGGGAAGACATTGGAGAAGACCGCCAACGAGGAGATCGGCAAACTTGAGCGGATGGTTGTATTTCTGGGAACGACCGGTACTGTTGCTCCGTTTTTCGGTCTATTGGGCACCTGCTGGGGCGTGATGCGTTCTTTTATGAATATCGGCACGACCGGGCAGGCTTCTTTGGCAGTTGTCGCACCGGGTATCGCTGAAGCTTTGATCGCAACCATCGTCGGACTGGCGGTAGCGATTCCGGCAGTTATTGCGTTTAACTGGTGTAACAACAAGCTCAAGTATGTGCAGGATGACTTGAATAATTTCTCGCTCGAATTTTTGTCGGCGGTCGAGAAGGAGAATTCGTTTTGA
- the tolB gene encoding Tol-Pal system beta propeller repeat protein TolB: MSMKIYTLLLVSILLVGATSDLSAQSGGVYDIRIRDTAFSPIKLGINQIEIDGEATAEDSLLARRIENIIAADLDFHFVLDTVMIDPFILKVYEVEKPDLMIWKYMKADHVLDLKIRFSDEKIRLTYSLSNLRVLKESASDSYRLKRMYWRHLAHTISDAVVERLTGYEGIFRTRLVYVTAKTGNKEIYLSDYDGSSEQPVTANGSINISPVWDAENDAIIYTSYKHGKPDLWAVDLKDGEHEKIASYPGINSAAAISPTNKEMALTLSKDGNAEIYLADRNAKVKRRLTHNRSIETSPAFLPSGRELAFTSDRTGGPQIYIMDTEGLNVRRITFVGRQNESPAISPDGSKIAYVTRSERGSFDICVAEIDGSDYKIITNTGFNENPRWAPDGLHLVYSTQYGDRTAIYISDFMGINRRLITNEPGSSNPCWSGFLY; encoded by the coding sequence ATGAGTATGAAAATCTATACCCTTCTATTAGTATCTATCCTGCTGGTCGGTGCAACTTCCGACCTCAGCGCACAGTCGGGCGGAGTATACGATATCAGGATTCGCGACACAGCCTTCTCACCGATCAAGCTGGGTATCAATCAGATTGAAATCGACGGTGAAGCGACCGCTGAGGACTCGCTTCTGGCGCGCAGGATCGAAAATATAATCGCTGCCGACCTGGATTTCCATTTCGTACTCGATACCGTCATGATCGATCCCTTCATCCTCAAAGTCTATGAGGTCGAAAAACCTGACTTGATGATCTGGAAATACATGAAAGCGGATCATGTGCTGGACCTGAAAATAAGATTTTCGGATGAGAAAATCCGGCTCACTTACTCTCTCAGTAATCTCCGGGTTCTAAAAGAATCAGCCTCGGACAGTTATCGGCTAAAGCGAATGTACTGGCGCCACCTCGCGCATACGATCTCCGACGCGGTAGTCGAGAGGTTGACCGGCTACGAGGGTATATTCCGGACCCGTCTGGTCTATGTCACCGCCAAAACCGGCAATAAGGAAATATATCTCTCCGATTACGACGGATCCAGCGAACAACCAGTTACAGCCAATGGTTCGATCAATATCTCGCCGGTCTGGGATGCCGAAAATGACGCCATTATATACACTTCCTACAAACATGGCAAACCCGACCTGTGGGCAGTGGATCTAAAAGACGGCGAGCATGAGAAGATCGCCTCCTATCCCGGAATAAACTCGGCTGCGGCGATTTCTCCCACAAACAAAGAGATGGCGTTGACCCTTTCCAAGGACGGCAATGCCGAGATTTACCTGGCTGACCGCAACGCCAAAGTCAAAAGGAGACTGACCCATAACCGTTCGATCGAAACCTCGCCGGCTTTTTTACCCTCGGGACGGGAGCTGGCATTCACCTCCGACCGCACCGGCGGGCCGCAGATATATATCATGGATACGGAAGGTCTGAATGTGCGCCGGATAACATTCGTCGGCAGGCAGAATGAATCACCGGCGATTTCACCCGACGGTTCCAAGATTGCCTATGTAACTCGCAGCGAGAGAGGCAGTTTCGATATTTGCGTGGCCGAAATAGACGGCTCCGATTACAAGATAATAACCAACACCGGTTTCAATGAAAACCCGCGCTGGGCACCCGATGGTCTCCACCTGGTTTATTCCACCCAGTACGGAGACCGAACGGCGATATACATATCCGACTTTATGGGAATAAACCGGAGATTGATCACTAACGAACCGGGTAGCTCGAATCCCTGCTGGTCAGGATTTTTATATTGA
- a CDS encoding YtxH domain-containing protein, producing the protein MKKLLLLAMTLLLAGGLLLSGCGGEEDTAEDVKEEMQEAGEEVEEAAEEAADDLEEGAEETMEKADSAMHESSGH; encoded by the coding sequence ATGAAGAAACTTTTGCTTCTGGCTATGACTCTCTTGCTTGCAGGTGGCCTGCTGTTATCAGGATGCGGCGGTGAAGAGGATACAGCCGAGGATGTCAAAGAAGAAATGCAGGAAGCCGGCGAGGAAGTCGAAGAGGCTGCCGAAGAAGCGGCTGATGACCTCGAAGAAGGCGCTGAAGAGACCATGGAAAAAGCCGACAGCGCTATGCATGAGTCCTCAGGTCATTAA
- a CDS encoding ribokinase, with protein MVKVTAIGNPVYDLIKTDRVETDGRILSGCSTNFCLALTRLGVKCNLVGNIGSDYRGRFVDDLKKYDIGSKVYESAQSGGFSLRYFGDKGERELTLLGDAGAIDDFPEHLLDSDWIFLGPILNEIGLDYIEKLRQNTEARFFLDPQGVLRYSDNGTIEHRKTDEIEKIVSMCEIVKPNELECQILTGIDPREDYRTPAEMIKSWGAKVVVITLAEQGSVVYDGEEFYKVDPFKTDAVDPTGAGDTYAAGFMYGVLRGYALPDCGILGSAVSSVMIENTGPDFELNKGMALDRMKEIVSYA; from the coding sequence ATGGTTAAGGTGACAGCGATCGGCAATCCGGTTTACGATCTGATCAAGACAGACAGGGTGGAGACCGATGGCAGGATACTTTCGGGATGTTCGACCAATTTCTGCCTGGCGCTGACACGGCTGGGTGTAAAATGCAACCTGGTCGGCAATATCGGGTCCGATTACCGTGGACGTTTTGTTGATGATCTAAAAAAATATGATATAGGATCGAAAGTTTACGAGTCCGCCCAGAGCGGTGGATTCTCACTGCGTTACTTCGGAGACAAGGGCGAGCGTGAATTGACTCTTCTGGGAGATGCCGGTGCGATCGACGATTTTCCGGAACATCTTCTGGATTCCGACTGGATCTTTCTGGGACCTATTTTAAATGAAATCGGGCTGGACTATATTGAAAAACTGCGCCAGAATACCGAGGCCCGCTTCTTTTTAGACCCACAGGGAGTTTTGCGTTATTCGGACAACGGCACTATTGAACACCGTAAAACCGATGAGATCGAAAAAATCGTATCGATGTGCGAAATAGTCAAACCCAATGAACTCGAATGCCAGATCCTGACCGGCATCGACCCTCGCGAAGACTACCGTACACCAGCCGAAATGATCAAGTCCTGGGGCGCTAAAGTAGTCGTGATCACACTGGCAGAACAGGGCTCGGTGGTTTATGACGGCGAGGAGTTCTATAAAGTCGACCCGTTTAAAACTGATGCAGTCGATCCCACCGGAGCTGGCGATACTTACGCGGCCGGATTCATGTATGGTGTCCTGCGCGGATATGCTCTTCCCGATTGCGGAATTCTGGGATCGGCCGTTTCGAGCGTGATGATTGAAAATACCGGTCCTGATTTCGAACTGAATAAAGGTATGGCTCTCGATCGAATGAAAGAAATTGTCTCTTACGCATAA
- the ybgF gene encoding tol-pal system protein YbgF yields the protein MVIGWRLCPTARNVLLIRATTKRPGRRIVARNSESKINMFRKSGYLLITLLALIVMTTGCASKRQADRILIQVDSIAQRTEIIEQKIIRLDSLTQAQEESQRQFLARMESSITEFEDRLEELGFKITDLNDRIGLLQRSGAGVAQLPVQEESDTVEDTTANAQTAIDPNVIYNSAFNNLQAGNHQIAILGFSEYITSFPKTDLADDAQFWLGECYYQQNPPKYEQAAEEFSKVVDNYPESNRMAGARFKLARCHEELGQREKAIDLYREIMTEFPNTAEANRAKVQLSGLGEKTEEL from the coding sequence ATGGTGATCGGATGGAGACTGTGTCCTACGGCAAGGAACGTCCTATTGATCCGGGCCACAACGAAGAGGCCTGGCAGAAGAATCGTCGCGCGGAATTCCGAATCGAAGATTAATATGTTTAGAAAATCAGGTTATCTACTGATAACATTGCTGGCGCTGATTGTCATGACGACCGGGTGTGCCTCAAAACGGCAGGCCGACCGGATCCTGATCCAGGTCGACAGTATCGCTCAGCGAACCGAGATCATTGAACAGAAAATCATCCGTCTGGACAGCCTGACCCAGGCTCAGGAAGAATCCCAGAGGCAGTTTCTGGCGCGCATGGAGTCCTCGATCACTGAGTTCGAGGATCGCCTTGAAGAACTCGGGTTTAAGATTACTGATTTGAATGATCGAATCGGCCTGCTTCAGAGATCGGGTGCAGGAGTCGCGCAACTGCCTGTTCAAGAGGAAAGCGACACCGTGGAAGATACCACCGCGAATGCTCAGACAGCAATTGACCCGAACGTGATCTACAACTCGGCTTTCAACAATCTGCAGGCGGGCAATCACCAGATCGCAATACTTGGATTCAGTGAATATATAACCAGCTTCCCCAAAACTGATCTTGCTGACGACGCCCAGTTCTGGCTGGGGGAATGTTATTACCAGCAGAACCCTCCCAAATATGAGCAAGCGGCTGAAGAATTCAGTAAGGTAGTCGACAACTATCCTGAGTCCAATCGTATGGCGGGAGCCAGGTTTAAACTGGCCCGTTGTCATGAGGAATTGGGTCAGAGGGAAAAGGCGATCGACCTCTACCGGGAGATCATGACAGAGTTTCCCAATACCGCCGAGGCTAATCGCGCCAAGGTGCAACTTTCCGGGCTGGGAGAAAAAACGGAGGAACTGTGA
- a CDS encoding protein TolR, whose translation MFVGGREGEFVLKRRTYRTLYEINVTNLVDVVLVLLIVFMISAPLLQSGVKVELPKVSYVDADVEEGIVVTMMDKDSLGIWIGTGHADDFFTGPVRFEETLNDYLNREGRNQPVYLRADKNVRWEFVVDIIAKIKKQGVTNLGLVTQPFEDRLPR comes from the coding sequence ATTTTTGTCGGCGGTCGAGAAGGAGAATTCGTTTTGAAGCGACGTACATACCGAACATTATACGAAATCAACGTCACCAACCTGGTCGATGTGGTCCTGGTGCTTTTGATCGTGTTTATGATTTCTGCTCCGCTTCTGCAGAGCGGTGTCAAAGTCGAACTCCCCAAGGTCAGCTATGTCGATGCCGATGTGGAGGAGGGGATAGTGGTTACCATGATGGATAAAGACAGTCTGGGAATCTGGATCGGCACCGGCCATGCCGACGATTTCTTCACCGGCCCGGTCCGTTTCGAGGAGACTTTGAATGATTACCTCAATCGTGAAGGCCGAAACCAGCCGGTCTACCTGCGGGCCGATAAAAATGTCCGCTGGGAATTCGTGGTCGATATCATCGCCAAGATCAAGAAACAGGGAGTTACCAACCTGGGTCTTGTAACCCAGCCTTTCGAGGACAGACTGCCACGATGA